The following proteins come from a genomic window of Flavobacterium crocinum:
- the kdpB gene encoding potassium-transporting ATPase subunit KdpB, with protein MTTNKSASLFESQQVKEAFVQSFVKLNPKMMIKNPVMFTVEIGTAIMFAVCISILMGATDQGSLAYNIIVFLILFATLLFGNFAEAIAEARGKAQADSLRKTREETPARQILSNGEIKNVSSSTLKKDDIFICEAGDLIAADGEIIEGLATIDESAITGESAPVIREAGGDKSSVTGGTKVLSDKIKVRVTSEPGESFLDKMIALVEGASRQKTPNEIALTILLAAFTLIFIIVCVTLKPFADYANAPITIAAFIALFVCLIPTTIGGLLSAIGIAGMDRALRANVITKSGKAVETAGDIDVLLLDKTGTITIGNRKATNFYPTKGISFDDFVKSAVLSSLADDTPEGKSILELSEMIDVKSETKASFLQTTSDIAHTIKFTAETRTSGVVLKDGTNIRKGAQDAAKNIAQQAGNSFPEDTAQQVITISSNGGTPLVVIKNNEVQGVIELQDIIKTGMKERFERLRRMGIKTVMVTGDNPLTAKFIAEKAGVDDFIAEAKPEDKMNYIRKEQAEGRLVAMMGDGTNDAPALAQANVGVAMNSGTQAAKEAGNMVDLDNDPTKLIEIVEIGKQLLMTRGTLTTFSIANDVAKYFAIVPALFITAIPALQGLNIMHLHSPESAILSAVIFNAIIIPILIPLALKGVDYRPIGASAILKRNLLIYGLGGIIVPFIGIKIIDLIVALFM; from the coding sequence ATGACAACTAATAAATCCGCATCATTATTTGAAAGCCAGCAGGTAAAAGAAGCGTTCGTGCAGTCTTTTGTGAAGCTTAATCCAAAAATGATGATCAAAAATCCGGTAATGTTTACCGTAGAAATCGGAACTGCCATTATGTTTGCAGTCTGTATTTCGATCTTAATGGGCGCAACCGATCAGGGAAGTTTAGCTTATAATATAATTGTATTCTTAATTTTATTCGCTACTCTTTTGTTTGGAAATTTCGCCGAAGCTATTGCCGAAGCCCGAGGAAAAGCACAAGCTGACAGCTTAAGAAAAACTCGTGAAGAAACTCCTGCAAGACAGATTTTATCAAATGGCGAAATCAAAAACGTAAGTTCTTCAACATTAAAAAAAGACGATATCTTCATTTGTGAAGCAGGCGATTTAATTGCTGCCGACGGAGAAATCATTGAAGGTCTGGCAACAATCGACGAAAGTGCCATTACGGGAGAAAGTGCTCCAGTAATTCGGGAAGCGGGCGGTGACAAATCTTCGGTTACGGGAGGAACAAAAGTACTGTCTGATAAGATTAAAGTACGGGTAACTTCTGAACCTGGAGAAAGCTTTTTAGACAAAATGATTGCTTTGGTTGAAGGTGCAAGCCGTCAGAAAACACCAAACGAAATTGCTTTGACAATTCTGTTAGCCGCTTTCACTCTAATTTTCATCATTGTCTGCGTAACCTTAAAACCTTTTGCAGATTATGCCAACGCTCCTATTACGATTGCGGCTTTCATTGCTTTGTTCGTCTGTTTGATTCCAACTACAATTGGAGGTCTGCTTTCTGCGATTGGTATTGCGGGAATGGATAGAGCTTTGCGAGCTAACGTAATTACAAAATCGGGAAAAGCGGTTGAAACTGCTGGAGATATTGACGTATTGCTTTTGGATAAAACCGGAACAATTACCATTGGAAACAGAAAAGCAACCAATTTTTATCCAACAAAAGGAATCTCTTTTGATGATTTCGTTAAATCGGCGGTTTTGAGTTCACTTGCTGATGATACTCCTGAAGGAAAAAGTATTTTGGAATTAAGTGAGATGATTGATGTAAAAAGTGAAACGAAAGCCAGCTTTTTACAAACTACTTCTGACATTGCTCACACCATCAAATTTACTGCCGAAACCAGAACTTCTGGAGTCGTATTAAAAGACGGAACCAACATAAGAAAAGGGGCGCAAGATGCTGCAAAAAACATTGCGCAGCAAGCTGGTAATTCTTTTCCTGAAGATACTGCTCAACAAGTTATTACCATTTCGTCTAACGGAGGAACGCCGCTAGTTGTTATAAAAAACAATGAAGTTCAAGGTGTTATCGAACTTCAAGATATTATCAAAACCGGAATGAAAGAACGTTTTGAGCGCTTACGCCGAATGGGAATCAAAACGGTTATGGTTACCGGTGATAATCCTTTGACAGCTAAATTTATTGCTGAGAAAGCTGGCGTTGATGATTTTATCGCGGAAGCAAAACCTGAAGATAAAATGAATTACATCCGCAAAGAACAAGCTGAAGGTCGTCTGGTTGCCATGATGGGTGACGGGACAAATGATGCTCCTGCCCTTGCGCAAGCCAATGTTGGAGTTGCCATGAACAGTGGAACTCAAGCGGCTAAAGAAGCCGGAAACATGGTCGATCTTGACAATGATCCAACGAAACTAATCGAGATTGTTGAAATTGGAAAACAGCTTTTAATGACTCGCGGAACTTTGACAACATTTTCTATTGCCAACGATGTTGCTAAGTATTTTGCGATTGTTCCTGCCTTGTTTATTACGGCGATTCCAGCGCTTCAAGGTTTGAATATTATGCATCTACATAGTCCTGAAAGTGCGATTTTATCAGCTGTGATTTTTAATGCGATCATTATTCCGATATTAATTCCGCTTGCGTTAAAAGGTGTTGATTACCGACCAATTGGAGCGAGTGCCATCTTAAAAAGAAACCTTTTAATTTATGGTTTAGGAGGAATTATTGTTCCATTTATTGGGATTAAAATTATTGACTTGATTG
- the kdpA gene encoding potassium-transporting ATPase subunit KdpA, with amino-acid sequence MNTELIGVIGIFILTVILAIPLGKYIAKVFLGNKTLLDPIFNPIEKFIFKISGINPAEEMNWKQHLKALLSINMLWFFLCFFVLLFQSSLPLNPDNNPSMTPDLAFNTAISFLVNCDLQHYSGESGVSYLSQMVLMFLQFVSAGVGIAAAVMVFTAMRERTTNKLGNFYTNLVKSCTRILLPLSTIVAIALVFSGTPMTFEGKDAITTLQGDQVEVSRGPAAAFIAIKHIGTNGGGFFGANSAHPLENPTYFTNAVELWAQLIVPFAMIFALGFFLNKQKLSYVIFGVMTVGFLLLVIPTMSSEMNGNPAIEKMGVSQLTGAMEGKEVRFGPAVSGFWSIATTVISTGSVNSMHDSSMPVSGAMQLLAMMVNAFYGGCGVGYLNFYIFIILAVFISGLMVGRTPEFLGKKIEAREVKIAAFIAIIHPLLILAGTALASYFAAHDTAMGYWFSGNATGWLNNPGNHGFSEMLYEYTSSAANNGSGFEGLGDNNPFWNITTGIVLLLSRFIPIIGPLAIAGLLANKKYIPESAGTLKTDTTIFGIMTFAVIAIIAALSFFPALALGPLAEYFTLK; translated from the coding sequence ATGAATACAGAATTAATAGGCGTCATAGGTATTTTTATCCTCACTGTCATTTTAGCCATTCCGTTAGGAAAATATATTGCTAAAGTTTTCTTGGGAAATAAAACACTTCTTGACCCGATTTTCAATCCAATTGAAAAATTTATTTTTAAAATCAGCGGAATCAATCCTGCTGAAGAAATGAACTGGAAACAGCATTTAAAAGCACTTTTAAGTATCAATATGCTTTGGTTCTTTCTCTGCTTTTTTGTTTTGCTTTTTCAGAGTTCTTTACCTTTAAATCCAGATAACAATCCATCAATGACTCCCGATTTGGCTTTTAATACTGCCATTTCATTTTTAGTCAATTGCGATTTACAACATTATTCAGGCGAAAGCGGCGTTTCGTACTTATCGCAAATGGTTTTAATGTTTCTTCAATTCGTTTCGGCTGGTGTCGGAATCGCTGCTGCCGTGATGGTTTTTACCGCAATGCGCGAAAGAACTACAAATAAACTAGGAAATTTTTATACTAATTTAGTTAAGAGCTGTACTCGTATCTTACTTCCTCTTTCTACGATTGTAGCAATTGCATTAGTTTTTAGCGGAACTCCTATGACTTTTGAAGGAAAAGATGCGATTACCACTTTACAAGGCGATCAAGTTGAAGTATCAAGAGGACCAGCAGCAGCTTTTATAGCTATTAAACATATAGGTACAAACGGAGGCGGATTTTTTGGAGCCAACTCAGCACATCCATTAGAGAACCCAACTTATTTTACCAATGCTGTTGAACTTTGGGCACAATTAATTGTTCCGTTTGCAATGATTTTTGCACTTGGTTTTTTCCTAAATAAACAGAAATTATCCTATGTAATTTTTGGTGTAATGACCGTTGGATTCCTACTCTTGGTAATTCCGACAATGTCTTCCGAAATGAATGGAAACCCTGCTATTGAAAAAATGGGAGTTTCACAATTAACCGGGGCAATGGAAGGAAAAGAAGTTCGGTTTGGCCCAGCCGTTTCAGGTTTCTGGAGTATTGCAACTACAGTGATTTCTACAGGTTCTGTAAACAGTATGCATGATAGTTCAATGCCGGTTTCTGGTGCTATGCAATTATTAGCTATGATGGTCAATGCCTTTTATGGCGGATGCGGTGTCGGTTACCTCAACTTTTACATCTTTATTATTCTGGCCGTATTTATCTCTGGTTTAATGGTTGGTCGAACTCCTGAATTTTTAGGAAAGAAAATCGAAGCCCGGGAAGTAAAAATTGCTGCTTTTATTGCCATCATTCATCCTTTATTGATTTTGGCCGGAACTGCTTTAGCTTCTTACTTTGCCGCACATGATACTGCAATGGGTTATTGGTTTAGCGGAAATGCAACAGGCTGGTTAAACAATCCAGGAAATCACGGATTCTCAGAAATGTTATATGAATATACTTCAAGCGCCGCTAACAACGGTTCTGGTTTTGAAGGTTTGGGAGATAATAATCCGTTCTGGAATATCACAACTGGAATTGTTTTACTGTTGAGCCGATTCATCCCGATTATCGGACCGCTTGCAATTGCAGGTTTGTTAGCCAATAAAAAATACATTCCTGAAAGTGCCGGGACTCTTAAAACAGATACGACAATTTTCGGAATTATGACTTTTGCTGTTATCGCAATTATTGCAGCCTTATCATTCTTCCCAGCATTGGCACTTGGGCCTTTGGCTGAATACTTTACACTAAAATAA
- the kdpF gene encoding K(+)-transporting ATPase subunit F, whose product MTALFIISIAVFVYLIYVLIKPEKF is encoded by the coding sequence ATGACTGCACTATTTATTATTTCAATCGCCGTTTTCGTGTATTTGATTTACGTATTAATCAAACCTGAAAAATTCTGA